A genomic window from Paramormyrops kingsleyae isolate MSU_618 chromosome 23, PKINGS_0.4, whole genome shotgun sequence includes:
- the LOC140581973 gene encoding speedy protein A-like isoform X1, which produces MARCAHFRRQHLIQQEAQDPSRQDCSGPEQQEESIVMEQQEMAAFFTLLDDDLIQDFLCMDSCYKMTDKYLLAMTFIYFRRAHFTPSEQTRMNFFIALYLANMMEEEEMGTRFEIFPWALGETWTSQFPTFLKKKDQLWARMEYRTAVSSRCCEEVMAIVPSHSLWKRERPEHHSGAQRHYDREGLQRPRGPSAAPIACTLCDRRTIQTQEPCASEHAGSPESSAQGGEAEEDGALVRINEERRGSKRTRDGQLKDHSCCPDPLEGPSHPDPRGRPQDLGFPTGAHVGALVPGWIVVQPGFYMIQPHFWIPASWPGLPAPQP; this is translated from the exons ATGGCGAGGTGCGCGCACTTCAGGCGCCAGCACCTCATTCAGCAGGAGGCACAAGATCCATCCAGGCAAGACTGCAGCGGCCCGGAGCAGCAGGAGGAATCCATCGTCATGGAGCAGCAGGAAATGGCTGCTTTCTTCACACTGCTAG ATGATGATCTGATCCAGGATTTCCTCTGCATGGACTCCTGCTATAAGATGACTGACAAG TACCTGCTGGCGATGACGTTCATCTACTTCAGGAGAGCTCACTTCACTCCTAGTGAGCAGACGAGGATGAACTTCTTCATCGCCCT CTATCTTGCTAACAtgatggaggaggaagagatgggAACCAGGTTTGAGATATTCCCCTGGGCCTTGGGTGAAACCTGGACAAGTCAGTTTCCCACCTTCCTGAAGAAGAAGGACCAGCTCTGGGCACGGATGGAGTACAGGACTGCTGTCAGCTCCCGCTGCTGTGAGGAG GTGATGGCCATCGTACCCTCCCACTCTCTGTGGAAGCGGGAGCGCCCCGAACATCACAGCGGGGCTCAGCGGCACTACGACAGAGAGGGCCTTCAGCGGCCCCGGGGCCCATCTGCTGCACCCATCGCCTGCACGCTCTGCGACAGGAGGACCATCCAGACCCAGGAACCTTGTGCTTCTGAGCACGCAGGGAGCCCAGAGT CCAGCGCACAAGGCGGAGAAGCAGAAGAGGATGGAGCCCTGGTCCGGATCAATGAAGA AAGAAGAGGCTCAAAGAGAACACGGGATGGACAGCTGAAGGACCACAGTTGCTGCCCAGATCCACTGGAAGGTCCAAGTCATCCTGACCCTAGAGGAAGGCCGCAGGACCTTGGATTTCCCACTGGGG CACACGTTGGAGCCCTCGTTCCAGGCTGGATCGTCGTGCAGCCGGGATTTTATATGATACAG CCCCATTTCTGGATCCCTGCTTCCTGGCCTGGGCTTCCAGCTCCTCAACCGTGA
- the LOC140581973 gene encoding speedy protein A-like isoform X2, protein MARCAHFRRQHLIQQEAQDPSRQDCSGPEQQEESIVMEQQEMAAFFTLLDDDLIQDFLCMDSCYKMTDKYLLAMTFIYFRRAHFTPSEQTRMNFFIALYLANMMEEEEMGTRFEIFPWALGETWTSQFPTFLKKKDQLWARMEYRTAVSSRCCEEVMAIVPSHSLWKRERPEHHSGAQRHYDREGLQRPRGPSAAPIACTLCDRRTIQTQEPCASEHAGSPESSAQGGEAEEDGALVRINEERGSKRTRDGQLKDHSCCPDPLEGPSHPDPRGRPQDLGFPTGAHVGALVPGWIVVQPGFYMIQPHFWIPASWPGLPAPQP, encoded by the exons ATGGCGAGGTGCGCGCACTTCAGGCGCCAGCACCTCATTCAGCAGGAGGCACAAGATCCATCCAGGCAAGACTGCAGCGGCCCGGAGCAGCAGGAGGAATCCATCGTCATGGAGCAGCAGGAAATGGCTGCTTTCTTCACACTGCTAG ATGATGATCTGATCCAGGATTTCCTCTGCATGGACTCCTGCTATAAGATGACTGACAAG TACCTGCTGGCGATGACGTTCATCTACTTCAGGAGAGCTCACTTCACTCCTAGTGAGCAGACGAGGATGAACTTCTTCATCGCCCT CTATCTTGCTAACAtgatggaggaggaagagatgggAACCAGGTTTGAGATATTCCCCTGGGCCTTGGGTGAAACCTGGACAAGTCAGTTTCCCACCTTCCTGAAGAAGAAGGACCAGCTCTGGGCACGGATGGAGTACAGGACTGCTGTCAGCTCCCGCTGCTGTGAGGAG GTGATGGCCATCGTACCCTCCCACTCTCTGTGGAAGCGGGAGCGCCCCGAACATCACAGCGGGGCTCAGCGGCACTACGACAGAGAGGGCCTTCAGCGGCCCCGGGGCCCATCTGCTGCACCCATCGCCTGCACGCTCTGCGACAGGAGGACCATCCAGACCCAGGAACCTTGTGCTTCTGAGCACGCAGGGAGCCCAGAGT CCAGCGCACAAGGCGGAGAAGCAGAAGAGGATGGAGCCCTGGTCCGGATCAATGAAGA AAGAGGCTCAAAGAGAACACGGGATGGACAGCTGAAGGACCACAGTTGCTGCCCAGATCCACTGGAAGGTCCAAGTCATCCTGACCCTAGAGGAAGGCCGCAGGACCTTGGATTTCCCACTGGGG CACACGTTGGAGCCCTCGTTCCAGGCTGGATCGTCGTGCAGCCGGGATTTTATATGATACAG CCCCATTTCTGGATCCCTGCTTCCTGGCCTGGGCTTCCAGCTCCTCAACCGTGA
- the LOC140581974 gene encoding speedy protein A-like isoform X1 produces MARCAHFRHQHLIQQEAQDPSRQDCSGPEQQEESIVMEQQEMAAFFTLLDDDLIQDFLCMDSCYKMTDKYLLAMTFVYFRRAHFTPSEQTRMNFFIALYLANMMEEEEMGTRFEIFPWALGETWRSQFPTFLKKKDQLWARMEYRTAVSSRCCEEVMAIVPSHSLWKRERPEHHSGAQRHYDREGLQRPRGPSAAPIACALCDRRTIQTQEPCASEHAGSPESSAQGGEAEEDGALVRINEERRGSKRTRDGQLKDHSCCPDPLEGPSHPDPRGRPQDLGFPSGAHVGALVPGWIIVQPGFYMIQPHFWIPASWPGLPAPQP; encoded by the exons ATGGCGAGGTGCGCGCACTTCAGGCACCAGCACCTCATTCAGCAGGAGGCACAAGATCCATCCAGGCAAGACTGCAGCGGCCCGGAGCAGCAGGAGGAATCCATCGTCATGGAGCAGCAGGAAATGGCTGCTTTCTTCACACTGCTAG ATGATGATCTGATCCAGGATTTCCTCTGCATGGACTCCTGCTATAAGATGACTGACAAG TACCTGCTGGCGATGACCTTCGTCTACTTCAGGAGAGCTCACTTCACTCCTAGTGAGCAGACGAGGATGAACTTCTTCATCGCCCT CTATCTTGCTAACAtgatggaggaggaagagatgggAACCAGGTTTGAGATATTCCCCTGGGCCTTGGGTGAAACCTGGAGGAGTCAATTTCCCACCTTCCTGAAGAAGAAGGACCAGCTCTGGGCACGGATGGAGTACAGGACTGCTGTCAGCTCCCGCTGCTGTGAGGAG GTGATGGCCATCGTACCCTCCCACTCTCTGTGGAAGCGGGAGCGCCCCGAACATCACAGCGGGGCTCAGCGGCACTACGACAGAGAGGGCCTTCAGCGGCCCCGGGGCCCATCTGCTGCACCCATCGCCTGCGCGCTCTGCGACAGGAGGACCATCCAGACCCAGGAACCTTGTGCTTCTGAGCATGCAGGGAGCCCAGAGT CCAGCGCACAAGGCGGAGAAGCAGAAGAGGATGGAGCCCTGGTCCGGATCAATGAAGA AAGAAGAGGCTCAAAGAGAACACGGGATGGACAGCTGAAGGACCACAGTTGCTGCCCAGATCCACTGGAAGGTCCAAGTCATCCTGACCCTAGAGGAAGGCCGCAGGACCTTGGATTTCCCTCTGGGG CACACGTTGGAGCCCTCGTTCCAGGCTGGATCATCGTGCAGCCGGGATTTTATATGATACAG CCCCATTTCTGGATCCCTGCTTCCTGGCCTGGGCTTCCAGCTCCTCAACCGTGA
- the LOC140581974 gene encoding speedy protein A-like isoform X2 produces MARCAHFRHQHLIQQEAQDPSRQDCSGPEQQEESIVMEQQEMAAFFTLLDDDLIQDFLCMDSCYKMTDKYLLAMTFVYFRRAHFTPSEQTRMNFFIALYLANMMEEEEMGTRFEIFPWALGETWRSQFPTFLKKKDQLWARMEYRTAVSSRCCEEVMAIVPSHSLWKRERPEHHSGAQRHYDREGLQRPRGPSAAPIACALCDRRTIQTQEPCASEHAGSPESSAQGGEAEEDGALVRINEERGSKRTRDGQLKDHSCCPDPLEGPSHPDPRGRPQDLGFPSGAHVGALVPGWIIVQPGFYMIQPHFWIPASWPGLPAPQP; encoded by the exons ATGGCGAGGTGCGCGCACTTCAGGCACCAGCACCTCATTCAGCAGGAGGCACAAGATCCATCCAGGCAAGACTGCAGCGGCCCGGAGCAGCAGGAGGAATCCATCGTCATGGAGCAGCAGGAAATGGCTGCTTTCTTCACACTGCTAG ATGATGATCTGATCCAGGATTTCCTCTGCATGGACTCCTGCTATAAGATGACTGACAAG TACCTGCTGGCGATGACCTTCGTCTACTTCAGGAGAGCTCACTTCACTCCTAGTGAGCAGACGAGGATGAACTTCTTCATCGCCCT CTATCTTGCTAACAtgatggaggaggaagagatgggAACCAGGTTTGAGATATTCCCCTGGGCCTTGGGTGAAACCTGGAGGAGTCAATTTCCCACCTTCCTGAAGAAGAAGGACCAGCTCTGGGCACGGATGGAGTACAGGACTGCTGTCAGCTCCCGCTGCTGTGAGGAG GTGATGGCCATCGTACCCTCCCACTCTCTGTGGAAGCGGGAGCGCCCCGAACATCACAGCGGGGCTCAGCGGCACTACGACAGAGAGGGCCTTCAGCGGCCCCGGGGCCCATCTGCTGCACCCATCGCCTGCGCGCTCTGCGACAGGAGGACCATCCAGACCCAGGAACCTTGTGCTTCTGAGCATGCAGGGAGCCCAGAGT CCAGCGCACAAGGCGGAGAAGCAGAAGAGGATGGAGCCCTGGTCCGGATCAATGAAGA AAGAGGCTCAAAGAGAACACGGGATGGACAGCTGAAGGACCACAGTTGCTGCCCAGATCCACTGGAAGGTCCAAGTCATCCTGACCCTAGAGGAAGGCCGCAGGACCTTGGATTTCCCTCTGGGG CACACGTTGGAGCCCTCGTTCCAGGCTGGATCATCGTGCAGCCGGGATTTTATATGATACAG CCCCATTTCTGGATCCCTGCTTCCTGGCCTGGGCTTCCAGCTCCTCAACCGTGA
- the LOC140581999 gene encoding speedy protein A-like isoform X2 has protein sequence MARCAHFRRQHLIQQEAQDPSRQDCSGPEQQEESIVMEQQEMAAFFTLLDDDLIQDFLCMDSCYKMTDKYLLAMTFIYFRRAHFTPSEQTRMNFFIALYLANMMEEEEMGTRFEIFPWALGETWTSQFPTFLKKKDQLWARMEYRTAVSSRCCEEVMAIVPSHSLWKRERPEHHSGAQRHYDREGLQRPRGPSAAPIACTLCDRRTIQTQEPCASEHAGSPESSAQGGEAEEDGALVRINEERGSKRTRDGQLKDHSCCPDPLEGPSHPDPRGRPQDLGFPSGAHVGALVPGWIIVQPGFYMIQPHFWIPASWPGLPAPQP, from the exons ATGGCGAGGTGTGCGCACTTCAGGCGCCAGCACCTCATTCAGCAGGAGGCACAAGATCCATCCAGGCAAGACTGCAGCGGCCCGGAGCAGCAGGAGGAATCCATCGTCATGGAGCAGCAGGAAATGGCTGCTTTCTTCACACTGCTAG ATGATGATCTGATCCAGGATTTCCTCTGCATGGACTCCTGCTATAAGATGACTGACAAG TACCTGCTGGCGATGACGTTCATCTACTTCAGGAGAGCTCACTTCACTCCTAGTGAGCAGACGAGGATGAACTTCTTCATCGCCCT CTATCTTGCTAACAtgatggaggaggaagagatgggAACCAGGTTTGAGATTTTCCCCTGGGCCTTGGGTGAAACCTGGACAAGTCAGTTTCCCACCTTCCTGAAGAAGAAGGACCAGCTCTGGGCACGGATGGAGTACAGGACTGCTGTCAGCTCCCGCTGCTGTGAGGAG GTGATGGCCATCGTACCCTCCCACTCTCTGTGGAAGCGGGAGCGCCCCGAACATCACAGCGGGGCTCAGCGTCACTACGACAGAGAGGGCCTTCAGCGGCCCCGGGGCCCATCTGCTGCACCCATCGCCTGCACGCTCTGCGACAGGAGGACCATCCAGACCCAGGAACCTTGTGCTTCTGAGCACGCAGGGAGCCCAGAGT CCAGCGCACAAGGCGGAGAAGCAGAAGAGGATGGAGCCCTGGTCCGGATCAATGAAGA AAGAGGCTCAAAGAGAACACGGGATGGACAGCTGAAGGACCACAGTTGCTGCCCAGATCCACTGGAAGGTCCAAGTCATCCTGACCCTAGAGGAAGGCCGCAGGACCTTGGATTTCCCTCTGGGG CACACGTTGGAGCCCTCGTTCCAGGCTGGATCATCGTGCAGCCGGGATTTTATATGATACAG CCCCATTTCTGGATCCCTGCTTCCTGGCCTGGGCTTCCAGCTCCTCAACCGTGA
- the LOC140581999 gene encoding speedy protein A-like isoform X1: MARCAHFRRQHLIQQEAQDPSRQDCSGPEQQEESIVMEQQEMAAFFTLLDDDLIQDFLCMDSCYKMTDKYLLAMTFIYFRRAHFTPSEQTRMNFFIALYLANMMEEEEMGTRFEIFPWALGETWTSQFPTFLKKKDQLWARMEYRTAVSSRCCEEVMAIVPSHSLWKRERPEHHSGAQRHYDREGLQRPRGPSAAPIACTLCDRRTIQTQEPCASEHAGSPESSAQGGEAEEDGALVRINEERRGSKRTRDGQLKDHSCCPDPLEGPSHPDPRGRPQDLGFPSGAHVGALVPGWIIVQPGFYMIQPHFWIPASWPGLPAPQP, translated from the exons ATGGCGAGGTGTGCGCACTTCAGGCGCCAGCACCTCATTCAGCAGGAGGCACAAGATCCATCCAGGCAAGACTGCAGCGGCCCGGAGCAGCAGGAGGAATCCATCGTCATGGAGCAGCAGGAAATGGCTGCTTTCTTCACACTGCTAG ATGATGATCTGATCCAGGATTTCCTCTGCATGGACTCCTGCTATAAGATGACTGACAAG TACCTGCTGGCGATGACGTTCATCTACTTCAGGAGAGCTCACTTCACTCCTAGTGAGCAGACGAGGATGAACTTCTTCATCGCCCT CTATCTTGCTAACAtgatggaggaggaagagatgggAACCAGGTTTGAGATTTTCCCCTGGGCCTTGGGTGAAACCTGGACAAGTCAGTTTCCCACCTTCCTGAAGAAGAAGGACCAGCTCTGGGCACGGATGGAGTACAGGACTGCTGTCAGCTCCCGCTGCTGTGAGGAG GTGATGGCCATCGTACCCTCCCACTCTCTGTGGAAGCGGGAGCGCCCCGAACATCACAGCGGGGCTCAGCGTCACTACGACAGAGAGGGCCTTCAGCGGCCCCGGGGCCCATCTGCTGCACCCATCGCCTGCACGCTCTGCGACAGGAGGACCATCCAGACCCAGGAACCTTGTGCTTCTGAGCACGCAGGGAGCCCAGAGT CCAGCGCACAAGGCGGAGAAGCAGAAGAGGATGGAGCCCTGGTCCGGATCAATGAAGA AAGAAGAGGCTCAAAGAGAACACGGGATGGACAGCTGAAGGACCACAGTTGCTGCCCAGATCCACTGGAAGGTCCAAGTCATCCTGACCCTAGAGGAAGGCCGCAGGACCTTGGATTTCCCTCTGGGG CACACGTTGGAGCCCTCGTTCCAGGCTGGATCATCGTGCAGCCGGGATTTTATATGATACAG CCCCATTTCTGGATCCCTGCTTCCTGGCCTGGGCTTCCAGCTCCTCAACCGTGA